A window of Candidatus Binatia bacterium contains these coding sequences:
- a CDS encoding multicopper oxidase domain-containing protein: MSTRRAIPRLAAIAALSLFALSGIASPACAQTVLDPLSLAKYVDPLPIPAAIDATMPGSFLEIGAYQIQQKLHRDLPPTTVYGYGLTEATATYPGPTIVARHNVPIQIRWTNHLPMTHILDYAIDPTIMKAETSTGVPITTHVHGAEVEPQSDGGPMTWFTKDFAETGPDFTNEVHTYVNTQLASTIWYHDHAFGYTRHNVYAGLAGYYLITDPGNEPPGLPEAPYDMGLAFQDRMFTTEGQLWYPNVGVTSVHPKWIPEFFGNVILVNGKVWPYLNVEPRKYRFRMLNGSQARFYSLALMERVRSTPGPAFYQIGTDGGYLAEPVLLNDPANVHSPRLVIAPGERADVVIDFSAYPPGTEFLLRNTAKAPYPMGDAPDGQTTGQVMLFRVVPSTGPDNSVIPPALATVTRLTNPTVTRTMTLNERLLGDDPLGALLNGMPYDAPATEYPVLGTTEMWEIANLTGDTHPIHIHLVQFQLLNRQKLNARRYQMAFDAANPSLPSDTYVPVAVGPYLKGKPTPADANERGWKDTFRMNPGEVTRVLVRWAPQDESPSFAFDATAEPGYVWHCHILEHEENDMMRPFHVVAPGAAMAGGASVNTAPAFTPASVADGAIAFRASNPAVVGSNLRFSLTRAGSVALDLFSVAGQHVATLASGWYAAGDHNVSWTARARSGEPLANGVYVVRFRGDGVERAQKMVLVR; this comes from the coding sequence ATGAGCACCCGTCGTGCAATACCGCGGCTTGCGGCGATCGCGGCGCTTTCCCTGTTCGCTCTCTCGGGGATCGCTTCGCCGGCCTGCGCGCAAACCGTTCTCGATCCGCTCTCCCTGGCCAAGTACGTCGACCCGCTGCCGATTCCGGCCGCGATCGACGCGACCATGCCGGGGAGCTTCCTCGAGATCGGCGCCTACCAGATCCAGCAGAAGCTCCACCGCGACCTGCCTCCCACCACCGTGTACGGGTACGGGCTCACGGAAGCGACGGCGACCTATCCCGGACCGACGATCGTGGCGCGGCACAACGTGCCGATCCAGATCCGGTGGACGAACCATCTCCCGATGACGCACATCCTGGACTACGCGATCGACCCGACCATCATGAAGGCGGAGACCTCGACCGGCGTGCCGATCACGACCCACGTGCACGGCGCGGAGGTCGAGCCGCAGAGCGACGGCGGGCCGATGACATGGTTCACGAAGGATTTCGCGGAGACAGGACCCGACTTCACCAACGAAGTTCACACGTACGTCAACACGCAGCTCGCCTCGACGATCTGGTATCACGACCACGCGTTCGGCTACACGCGGCACAACGTGTACGCGGGACTCGCGGGCTACTACCTGATCACCGATCCGGGCAACGAACCCCCGGGACTGCCCGAGGCCCCCTACGACATGGGCCTCGCGTTCCAGGACCGCATGTTCACGACCGAGGGTCAGCTCTGGTATCCAAACGTGGGCGTGACCTCCGTCCATCCGAAGTGGATTCCGGAGTTCTTCGGGAACGTCATCCTGGTCAACGGGAAGGTGTGGCCCTACCTGAACGTCGAACCCAGGAAATACCGCTTCCGCATGCTCAACGGCTCGCAGGCGCGCTTCTACAGCCTGGCCCTGATGGAGCGCGTGCGCAGCACGCCGGGACCTGCCTTCTACCAGATCGGCACCGACGGCGGATATCTCGCCGAACCGGTGCTCCTCAACGATCCGGCCAACGTCCACTCGCCGCGACTCGTGATCGCGCCCGGCGAGCGCGCCGACGTGGTGATCGACTTCTCAGCCTACCCCCCGGGAACCGAGTTCCTCCTGCGCAACACGGCGAAGGCTCCCTATCCGATGGGTGACGCGCCGGACGGACAGACCACGGGACAGGTCATGCTCTTCCGGGTGGTCCCCTCGACGGGGCCGGACAACAGCGTGATTCCGCCGGCGCTCGCGACGGTGACCCGGCTCACGAACCCGACCGTGACGCGGACGATGACGCTGAACGAGAGGCTTCTCGGCGACGACCCGCTCGGCGCCCTTCTGAACGGGATGCCCTACGACGCCCCGGCGACCGAGTATCCGGTGCTGGGCACGACGGAGATGTGGGAGATCGCGAATCTGACCGGCGACACGCATCCGATCCACATCCACCTGGTCCAATTCCAGCTCCTGAATCGCCAGAAGCTGAATGCCCGCCGCTACCAGATGGCGTTCGACGCGGCCAATCCCAGCCTGCCCTCCGACACGTACGTGCCGGTGGCGGTGGGGCCCTATCTCAAGGGCAAGCCGACGCCCGCCGACGCGAACGAGCGCGGCTGGAAGGACACGTTCCGCATGAATCCGGGCGAGGTCACGCGGGTGCTGGTGCGCTGGGCTCCGCAGGACGAATCCCCGTCGTTCGCGTTCGACGCGACGGCGGAGCCGGGGTACGTCTGGCACTGCCACATTCTCGAGCACGAAGAGAACGACATGATGCGGCCGTTCCACGTCGTCGCTCCGGGCGCGGCGATGGCTGGCGGCGCGTCGGTCAATACCGCGCCTGCGTTCACGCCGGCTTCCGTGGCCGACGGCGCGATCGCGTTCCGCGCCTCGAACCCGGCCGTGGTGGGCTCCAATCTCAGGTTCAGCCTGACGCGCGCGGGATCGGTGGCCCTGGATCTCTTCTCGGTCGCGGGGCAGCACGTCGCCACGCTGGCCTCGGGCTGGTACGCCGCGGGAGACCACAACGTCTCGTGGACGGCACGCGCCCGTTCGGGCGAGCCGCTCGCGAACGGCGTCTACGTCGTGCGGTTCCGCGGCGACGGCGTCGAGCGCGCGCAGAAGATGGTGCTGGTCCGATAA
- a CDS encoding CRTAC1 family protein codes for MTRLLAWTRAWFLSAAAAALLAAAPASAQFTALTKGPLGDRGSSFGVAWADYDLDGDLDLYLTEDGPNLLIRNDGGDNFTDVTAPPLDEAGNGSASVWGDYDGDGDPDLYLVNFNSPNHLYRNDRAAGFADVTAGPLGINGPGQSAAWVDYDGDGDLDLYVVNYGTPNKLLRNDGPAGFVDATAGPLADAGWGLAACWGDYDNDGDPDLYITNDGPNRLLRNEGGGVFTRIAGVYIEDGGPGQGAAWGDYDNDGDLDLYVANYGTANKLIRNDGGNVFTWITAGPLGDTSNSTGVAWGDYDNDGDLDLYVANYGQPGKLLRNDGAGGFAALTSGPLGDAGNATGAAWADYDGDGDLDLFVANDATGSRLLRNDLASSNHWLEVTLVGRVSSRDAIGARVRVATGSLRQIREVSGGSGYMSQDSPPLEFGLGAAVVVDSITVTWPSGIVETYRNVAPNRRLTLTELDVTAVADEASPPAPPLALEAPAPNPVREAASFRFGLPRAARARIEVFDVRGRRVATALDAQLPAGRHEAVWRRTDARGRPVASGVYLARLEALGEFRIRKMILVR; via the coding sequence ATGACTCGACTCCTGGCCTGGACTCGCGCCTGGTTTCTCTCCGCAGCCGCAGCCGCCCTGCTCGCCGCGGCACCGGCTTCGGCCCAATTCACCGCGCTCACGAAGGGACCGCTGGGCGACCGGGGCTCTTCGTTCGGCGTGGCCTGGGCCGACTACGACCTCGACGGCGACCTCGATCTCTACCTCACGGAAGACGGTCCGAACCTCCTGATCCGAAACGACGGCGGAGACAACTTCACCGACGTGACGGCGCCTCCGTTGGACGAGGCGGGAAACGGGAGCGCTTCGGTGTGGGGCGACTACGATGGCGACGGCGACCCGGACCTCTACCTCGTGAACTTCAATTCGCCGAACCATCTCTACCGGAACGACCGCGCCGCCGGATTCGCCGACGTCACAGCCGGGCCGCTCGGGATCAACGGTCCCGGCCAGAGCGCCGCCTGGGTGGACTACGACGGAGACGGCGACCTCGATCTGTACGTCGTGAACTACGGAACGCCGAACAAGCTGCTCCGGAACGACGGCCCGGCGGGATTCGTGGACGCGACTGCGGGTCCGCTGGCGGACGCCGGATGGGGGCTGGCCGCCTGCTGGGGCGACTACGACAACGATGGCGATCCCGACCTCTATATCACGAACGACGGCCCGAACCGGCTCCTGCGCAACGAGGGCGGCGGCGTATTCACCCGGATCGCCGGCGTGTACATCGAGGACGGCGGCCCGGGCCAGGGCGCCGCCTGGGGGGACTATGACAACGACGGCGACCTCGACCTCTACGTGGCCAACTACGGCACCGCCAACAAGCTGATTCGAAACGACGGCGGGAACGTGTTCACCTGGATCACGGCGGGCCCCCTGGGCGACACGAGCAACAGCACGGGCGTGGCGTGGGGGGACTACGACAACGATGGCGACCTCGACCTCTACGTCGCCAACTACGGCCAGCCCGGCAAGCTGTTGCGCAATGACGGCGCGGGCGGCTTCGCCGCGCTCACGAGCGGACCGCTCGGCGACGCCGGCAACGCGACCGGAGCCGCGTGGGCCGATTACGACGGGGACGGGGATCTCGATCTCTTCGTCGCCAACGACGCCACCGGAAGCCGCCTCCTGCGGAACGACCTCGCCTCTTCGAACCACTGGCTCGAAGTGACCCTGGTCGGGCGCGTTTCCAGCCGCGACGCGATCGGCGCGCGGGTGCGCGTGGCCACGGGCTCGCTGAGGCAGATCCGGGAGGTCTCCGGAGGCTCAGGCTACATGTCCCAGGATTCGCCGCCGCTCGAGTTCGGCCTGGGAGCCGCGGTCGTCGTCGACTCGATCACCGTGACGTGGCCTTCGGGCATCGTCGAGACCTACCGGAACGTGGCTCCGAACCGCCGCCTCACGCTGACCGAGCTGGACGTGACCGCGGTGGCCGACGAAGCGTCCCCGCCTGCGCCTCCCTTGGCGCTCGAAGCGCCCGCGCCCAATCCGGTGCGTGAAGCGGCGTCCTTCCGCTTCGGACTGCCGCGCGCCGCTCGCGCGCGGATCGAAGTCTTCGACGTCCGGGGACGGCGGGTTGCCACCGCGCTGGACGCCCAGCTCCCGGCGGGGCGCCACGAAGCCGTCTGGCGGCGCACGGACGCGCGGGGAAGGCCTGTCGCCTCGGGCGTTTACCTCGCGCGCCTGGAGGCTCTCGGGGAGTTCCGGATCCGGAAAATGATCCTCGTGCGGTAG
- a CDS encoding outer membrane beta-barrel protein, producing MSRNVVGGLMALLVIALPLAARADDLTGFGGIGFRGGLSKFGSEANTPLSLTTNQPLADGTKPRLSGDLVFSYVFGSHVWGDVTVGYAWNRLDTNDNRFWLESAVPITGGLRYLLHEGKAIRPYVGAGGGFYVWSIQSKDLGAAKDPSTFERYRRADPGVYGMAGVERTMSKHISTTADVVYHHIFAQNTADFPSGYNGNKSFTQIRLGVSFYFTLTERIDTGLPE from the coding sequence ATGTCTCGAAATGTCGTGGGAGGGCTGATGGCCCTCCTGGTCATCGCGTTACCTCTGGCGGCAAGGGCGGACGATCTCACCGGTTTCGGCGGGATCGGCTTTCGCGGCGGGCTGTCCAAGTTCGGCAGCGAGGCGAACACCCCGCTGAGCCTGACCACCAACCAGCCGCTCGCCGACGGGACCAAGCCGCGCCTGTCGGGGGATCTGGTCTTTTCCTACGTATTCGGCAGCCACGTCTGGGGCGACGTGACGGTGGGCTATGCGTGGAACCGGCTGGACACCAACGACAACCGGTTCTGGCTGGAGAGCGCGGTGCCGATCACGGGCGGGCTCCGCTACCTGCTTCACGAGGGCAAGGCCATCCGGCCCTACGTGGGAGCCGGAGGCGGGTTCTACGTCTGGTCGATCCAGTCCAAGGATCTCGGGGCCGCCAAGGACCCGAGCACCTTCGAGCGGTACCGGCGCGCCGATCCCGGCGTCTATGGAATGGCCGGGGTGGAGCGGACGATGTCCAAGCACATCAGCACGACCGCCGATGTCGTGTATCACCACATCTTCGCCCAGAACACCGCCGACTTTCCGAGCGGTTATAATGGGAACAAGAGCTTCACGCAGATCCGCCTGGGCGTCTCCTTCTACTTCACGCTCACGGAGCGGATCGATACCGGACTACCGGAGTAA